A region from the Rhizobium sp. ARZ01 genome encodes:
- a CDS encoding sulfite exporter TauE/SafE family protein — protein MSFVDAAFLFVAGFLSGVVNAIAGGGTFLTFGAMTLIGLPPIVANATSSITQFPGYVTSAMAYWREIRSDWKEALKVGVLSLIGGVGGSLLLISMSNPGFRALVPWLLLVATAIFAAGPLLRPKHLHAEQPLGPLGLFGQFATSIYGGFFGAGQGIMTLAVLGLSKGGDYHKLNALKNFLAMLIAAVAIIVFTSGDVVAWPQAAVMIPAGAIGGYSGVWVARRVPQNVIRALVVAVGGMLTIYYFATG, from the coding sequence ATGTCGTTTGTCGATGCCGCGTTCCTGTTCGTTGCCGGATTTCTGTCTGGTGTCGTCAATGCGATTGCAGGCGGCGGCACCTTTCTCACTTTCGGCGCCATGACGTTGATCGGCCTGCCGCCGATCGTCGCCAACGCCACCTCCTCGATCACGCAGTTCCCCGGCTACGTCACGTCGGCCATGGCCTACTGGCGCGAAATCCGTTCCGATTGGAAGGAAGCACTCAAGGTCGGCGTTCTCTCGCTGATCGGCGGCGTCGGGGGCTCGCTGCTGTTGATCTCCATGTCGAACCCCGGTTTTCGCGCGCTGGTGCCCTGGCTGCTGCTTGTCGCGACCGCGATCTTCGCAGCCGGTCCGCTGCTGCGGCCGAAGCACTTGCATGCCGAGCAGCCGCTCGGACCGCTCGGCCTCTTCGGCCAGTTCGCCACCTCGATCTATGGAGGCTTTTTCGGTGCGGGCCAGGGGATCATGACGCTTGCCGTCCTCGGCCTTTCCAAGGGCGGCGACTATCACAAGCTCAATGCTCTGAAGAATTTTCTCGCCATGCTGATCGCCGCCGTTGCGATCATCGTCTTTACCAGTGGCGACGTGGTCGCTTGGCCACAGGCTGCGGTAATGATCCCGGCCGGTGCGATCGGTGGCTATTCCGGCGTCTGGGTAGCCCGCCGCGTGCCACAGAACGTGATCCGGGCGTTGGTCGTGGCTGTCGGGGGAATGCTGACGATCTACTACTTCGCCACGGGCTGA
- the trmD gene encoding tRNA (guanosine(37)-N1)-methyltransferase TrmD, translated as MAFRATILTLYPEMFPGFLGQSLSGKALSRDDWSLETVQIRDFATDRHRTVDDTPAGGGAGMVLKPDVLARAIDHAAPESDTRPRLLMSPRGRPLTQERVRELAAGEGVVIVCGRFEGVDQRVIDGRGLEEVSIGDYILSGGEPAAMILLDAIVRIRPGVMGNALSGVHESFEGGLLEHPHYTRPQVWEGREVPAVLASGHHGEIEKWRMAEARRLTEERRPDLLATQPVAK; from the coding sequence GTGGCATTCCGCGCCACCATCCTGACGCTCTACCCGGAAATGTTCCCGGGCTTTCTCGGCCAGTCGCTGTCGGGCAAGGCGCTTTCACGCGATGACTGGTCATTGGAAACCGTGCAGATCCGCGATTTCGCCACCGATCGCCACCGCACGGTCGACGACACCCCAGCCGGTGGTGGCGCGGGTATGGTGCTAAAGCCCGATGTGTTGGCGCGTGCCATCGATCATGCCGCGCCGGAGAGCGACACACGCCCCCGTCTGCTGATGAGCCCGCGGGGGCGACCGCTGACGCAGGAGCGCGTTCGCGAGCTGGCTGCCGGCGAGGGTGTGGTCATTGTCTGCGGCCGCTTCGAGGGTGTTGACCAGCGCGTGATCGATGGGCGCGGCCTCGAGGAGGTCTCGATCGGCGACTATATCCTTTCGGGTGGCGAGCCGGCGGCGATGATCCTGCTCGATGCGATTGTGCGAATTCGGCCCGGCGTGATGGGCAATGCGCTTTCCGGCGTGCACGAGAGCTTCGAGGGCGGCCTTCTGGAACATCCGCACTATACCCGCCCGCAAGTCTGGGAAGGACGGGAGGTCCCTGCCGTGCTCGCTTCCGGCCATCACGGCGAGATCGAGAAATGGCGCATGGCGGAGGCGCGCAGGCTGACTGAGGAACGTCGTCCGGACCTTTTGGCCACTCAGCCCGTGGCGAAGTAG
- the rplS gene encoding 50S ribosomal protein L19: MNIIQQLEAEQAAKIEAKRKLPEFSPGDTLRVNVRVTEGSRTRVQAYEGVCIARSGGGINESFTVRKISYGEGVERVFPIYSPIVESVEVVRRGKVRRAKLYYLRDRRGKSARIVENTGTRARKLNDAERAAIAEEKARLEAEKVAAAQALAAEKAAAEAAEAAKAAETAAE; this comes from the coding sequence ATGAACATCATCCAGCAGCTCGAGGCCGAACAGGCCGCCAAGATCGAAGCCAAGCGCAAGCTTCCGGAATTCTCCCCGGGCGACACCCTGCGCGTCAATGTCCGCGTGACGGAAGGCAGCCGTACCCGCGTTCAGGCCTACGAAGGCGTTTGCATCGCCCGTTCCGGCGGCGGCATCAACGAGAGCTTCACCGTCCGCAAGATTTCCTACGGCGAAGGCGTCGAGCGCGTATTCCCCATTTATTCCCCGATCGTCGAGAGCGTGGAAGTCGTTCGCCGCGGTAAGGTTCGCCGCGCGAAGCTCTACTATCTGCGTGATCGTCGCGGCAAGTCGGCTCGTATCGTCGAGAACACCGGTACCCGCGCCCGCAAGCTGAACGACGCCGAGCGCGCGGCGATTGCCGAGGAAAAGGCACGTCTGGAAGCCGAGAAGGTAGCAGCCGCTCAGGCGCTCGCCGCTGAAAAGGCAGCAGCAGAAGCCGCCGAAGCTGCAAAGGCAGCGGAAACCGCAGCCGAATAA
- a CDS encoding transporter substrate-binding domain-containing protein, with protein MLFRRTVLAGLSALALMPLTAAAADLPDLGGKTVVVVTENAYPPLQFVDPKTGEQIGWEYDAMNEIAKRLNFKVEYQNTSWDAMIQAVHDGQYQIGMTGITIKDDRKEKVDFSDPYMRSQQFMLVRADENRFTDAKTFGAFADGLIAAQPGTSPFYTAVYEILDGNEQNPRIKLFETFGATVQALKAGDVDLVLTDSVAAKGYVDASEGKLKVIGEPLGTEDFGFIYPKGSDLVAPINAAIAALKADGTLDALNKKWFLDYKMGQ; from the coding sequence ATGCTGTTCCGCCGCACCGTTCTCGCCGGGCTCTCCGCCCTTGCTCTGATGCCGCTGACTGCTGCCGCAGCCGACCTGCCCGATCTCGGAGGAAAGACGGTCGTTGTCGTCACCGAGAACGCCTATCCGCCGCTGCAGTTCGTTGACCCGAAGACTGGTGAGCAGATCGGCTGGGAATACGATGCGATGAACGAGATCGCCAAGCGCTTGAACTTCAAGGTCGAGTACCAGAACACCAGCTGGGACGCGATGATCCAGGCGGTTCATGACGGTCAGTACCAGATCGGCATGACGGGCATCACCATCAAGGACGATCGCAAGGAAAAGGTCGATTTCTCCGATCCCTATATGCGTTCACAGCAGTTCATGCTGGTGCGCGCCGACGAGAACCGCTTCACCGACGCCAAGACCTTCGGTGCCTTTGCTGACGGTCTGATCGCTGCGCAGCCCGGCACCTCGCCCTTCTACACGGCCGTCTACGAAATTCTTGATGGGAACGAGCAGAACCCGCGCATCAAGCTGTTCGAGACCTTCGGGGCAACGGTGCAGGCGCTCAAGGCTGGTGATGTCGATCTGGTTCTCACCGACAGCGTCGCAGCCAAGGGCTATGTCGATGCCTCCGAAGGCAAGCTGAAGGTCATCGGCGAGCCGCTCGGCACCGAGGATTTCGGCTTCATCTATCCGAAGGGCTCCGACCTTGTTGCACCGATCAACGCCGCGATCGCCGCGCTGAAGGCGGATGGTACGCTGGACGCGCTGAACAAGAAGTGGTTCCTCGACTACAAGATGGGGCAGTAA